One Solanum lycopersicum chromosome 2, SLM_r2.1 genomic region harbors:
- the LOC101245817 gene encoding uncharacterized protein, producing MPTNRHCPRIDTYQLKLRLERKIGQQKAEKYFTALSKYLSLKLNKSDFEKFCIGLLGRDNICLHNALMRAIIRNACAAKTPPPKNGTMQPSFNVKVPNGYQGGTLQSLCRDVFPQSPRKGRTPTLRDRRFKDRACPPQPHWKTHSAACEDNAPKAREHQSATELLPLGRSHVTAPLGISLSGMGRRKVVCHRSGPLHGTETCNSTRELPDSNSLKKWLEQKSETEGVQISTDAINVLNNGLDVFLKRLIKPCMDLAGSKSQHKRIHDQAVSVSNKTRPMKYIQKPSDLFSVSMLDFRSAMELNPRILGEDSQIQLEKISLHAYEEPSIN from the coding sequence ATGCCCACAAATCGGCATTGCCCCCGAATTGACACTTATCAGCTGAAGCTTCGGCTTGAAAGGAAGATTGGTCAACAAAAGGCGGAGAAGTATTTTACTGCGTTAAGCAAATACTTGAGTCTAAAGCTTAACAAGTCAGATTTTGAGAAGTTCTGCATTGGTTTGTTGGGTAGAGATAATATCTGCCTTCATAATGCACTTATGCGAGCAATTATAAGAAATGCTTGTGCAGCTAAGacacctccaccgaagaatggCACAATGCAGCCTTCATTTAATGTCAAAGTTCCAAATGGATATCAAGGAGGCACTCTCCAGTCACTATGCAGGGATGTGTTTCCTCAGTCTCCTAGAAAGGGGAGAACTCCTACTCTTCGTGATCGTCGATTCAAGGACCGGGCATGTCCTCCACAGCCTCATTGGAAAACCCATTCTGCTGCTTGTGAAGATAATGCACCAAAAGCACGAGAGCATCAAAGTGCTACTGAGTTGCTACCATTGGGTAGAAGCCATGTAACTGCTCCCCTTGGCATCTCCCTGAGTGGTATGGGAAGAAGGAAAGTAGTATGTCACAGATCAGGCCCTTTACACGGTACTGAAACTTGTAATAGCACTCGTGAGTTGCCAGACTCCAACTCTCTAAAGAAATGGTTGGAACAGAAGTCGGAAACAGAAGGTGTACAGATATCAACAGATGCCATAAATGTGTTGAATAATGGGCTTGATGTTTTCTTAAAGAGATTAATAAAACCTTGTATGGACTTAGCAGGGTCAAAATCACAACACAAGCGCATCCATGACCAAGCTGTTTCAGTTTCAAATAAAACAAGGCCCATGAAGTACATTCAGAAACCGAGTGATCTCTTTTCTGTTTCAATGCTGGATTTTCGCTCTGCAATGGAGTTGAATCCCAGGATACTGGGGGAAGATAGCCAAATACAGCTTGAGAAAATTTCCTTGCATGCATATGAAGAACCATCGATCAATTAG
- the LOC101245520 gene encoding phototropic-responsive NPH3 family protein, which produces MMDLGSEQTTQPSTHVNRKVLLSNVMKRTSEWILSQDIPSDITIHVGRTSFALHKFPLVSKCGYIRKLVSKSNDAKLSTIEIPDIPGGPEAFELAAKFCYEINFEISPENIALIRCVAEYLEMTDDYAVGNLVGLTETYLTEVGLKSIASSVSILHSSEKLLPIAEDIKLVNRSIDTIAYIVCKDSQYGLNSSTFDWWADDLTVLRIEFFQRVLIAMMARGFKQYALGPILMLYAQKSLGGLDISGKGRKQIEARIEHEKRVVLETIVSLLPREKNALSVSFLSLLLRAAIYLETTVSCRVDLERRMSLQLGQAVLDDVLFPSYSLTGDTFFDVETVKHIMMNFLEYEMVGNRLGFNDEENMFPSASDMEKVGKLMQDYLAEIASDSNLSVSEFISVAEVIPEQLRITEDMMYKAIDMYLKAHPALSDVERKKVCSVMNCQKLTREACAHAAQNDRLPVQIVVQVLYYEQQRLRQVMDVSLVGADPPLPPPRPSKFNWFSSGISPVTDEISSLKRENQDLKFELMKLKMKCREIEKCDDKSAASTPLGITTPPSDKPRLPRKSFITAVSRKLGKLYPSFGADEVTIPSPSKRKNKPRRDRRNSIS; this is translated from the exons ATGATGGATCTTGGTTCAGAGCAAACTACACAACCCTCTACTCATGTTAACAGAAAAGTGCTTCTTTCCAATGTTATGAAAAGGACTTCTGAATG GATTTTATCCCAGGATATCCCAAGTGATATAACTATTCATGTTGGAAGAACTTCTTTTGCTCTGCACAAG TTCCCACTAGTCTCAAAGTGTGGATACATAAGGAAGTTGGTCTCAAAATCCAATGATGCTAAGCTTTCTACAATTGAAATCCCTGACATTCCTGGTGGACCAGAAGCATTTGAACTTGCAGCAAAATTTTGTTATGAAATAAACTTTGAGATAAGCCCAGAAAACATTGCATTGATTAGATGTGTGGCAGAATATCTTGAGATGACAGATGACTATGCAGTTGGAAATTTGGTAGGATTAACAGAGACCTACTTAACTGAAGTAGGACTTAAGAGTATTGCAAGTTCAGTTTCCATATTACATTCTTCAGAGAAGCTTCTTCCCATTGCAGAAGATATAAAATTAGTGAACAGAAGCATAGACACAATTGCATATATAGTCTGCAAGGACAGTCAATATGGCTTGAATTCCTCCACATTTGATTGGTGGGCTGATGATTTAACTGTCCTAAGAATTGAGTTTTTTCAAAGGGTTTTGATTGCTATGATGGCAAGGGGATTCAAACAGTATGCACTTGGACCAATATTAATGCTCTATGCGCAGAAATCCCTTGGAGGTTTG GATATATCAGGAAAAGGGAGGAAACAGATTGAGGCAAGAATAGAACATGAAAAGAGGGTTGTTTTAGAAACTATTGTTAGTCTTTTGCCAAGGGAGAAAAATGCCTTATCAGTTAGCTTTCTCTCATTGCTTCTCCGAGCTGCAATATATCTAGAAACCACAGTTTCTTGCAGGGTTGATTTGGAGAGGAGAATGTCATTGCAACTTGGACAGGCCGTATTAGATGATGTATTATTTCCTTCATATTCATTGACAGGGGATACATTCTTTGATGTTGAAACTGTGAAacatattatgatgaatttccTAGAGTATGAAATGGTGGGAAATCGATTAGGCTTCAACGATGAAGAGAATATGTTTCCATCAGCAAGTGACATGGAGAAAGTAGGGAAACTAATGCAAGATTACCTTGCTGAAATAGCCTCTGACAGTAATCTATCTGTTTCAGAGTTTATTAGTGTTGCTGAAGTCATTCCAGAGCAATTAAGGATCACAGAAGATATGATGTACAAGGCCATTGACATGTATTTGAAG GCACATCCAGCTCTAAGTGATGTTGAGAGGAAAAAAGTTTGCAGTGTTATGAATTGTCAAAAGCTAACTCGAGAAGCTTGTGCTCATGCTGCTCAGAATGATAGGCTCCCTGTTCAGATTGTTGTGCAAGTGCTCTACTATGAGCAACAACGCCTTCGCCAAGTAATGGATGTTAGTTTAGTAGGGGCAGATCCTCCTCTTCCTCCTCCTCGTCCATCTAAATTCAATTGGTTCTCCAGTGGCATTTCTCCTGTTACAGACGAAATCTCAAGTCTAAAAAGAGAAAATCAGGATCTCAAATTTGAGctaatgaaattgaaaatgaaatgcagagaaattgaaaaatgtGATGACAAATCAGCAGCTAGTACCCCTTTGGGGATCACTACTCCACCTTCTGATAAGCCTCGTTTGCCACGAAAATCTTTCATAACTGCCGTATCCAGAAAGCTTGGGAAACTGTATCCATCATTTGGAGCTGACGAAGTCACAATTCCATCGCCCagcaaaaggaaaaacaaaccAAGAAGAGATAGGCGTAATTCCATATCATGA
- the LOC101245224 gene encoding uncharacterized protein At2g23090, whose product MGGGNGQKAKMARERNLEKLKGAKGSQLDTNKKAMNIQCKVCMQTFMCTTSEVKCKEHAEAKHPKSDLYACFPHLKS is encoded by the exons ATGGGTGGAGGCAACGGTCAGAAAGCGAAGATGGCTCGGGAGAGGAATCTGGAGAAGCTGAAGGGTGCTAAAG GAAGTCAGCTCGATACGAACAAAAAGGCCATGAATATCCAG TGCAAGGTATGTATGCAGACATTTATGTGCACAACATCAGAGGTGAAGTGTAAGGAACATGCTGAAGCAAAGCACCCAAAATCTGATCTCTATGCTTGTTTTCCTCATCTCAAAAGTTGA
- the LOC101244737 gene encoding uncharacterized protein, with translation MAFSLLLHKCHPRFITNRWLTIGAESIRSEFAGPNAYELLGVSETSSFDEIKNSFRKLAKETHPDLAHSTHNSSTSKRFIEILAAYEILSDSERRAHYDEYLSFRKALVHMHSRQGSKMCMYESYSTAIKEMEVVEWLKWYRQTINDILAEKRVVSGSGYLEALERDFYSALQLAFYGPEIESDLLPEFFEAEERSVYETAEVLHLVYGRDLFGMVCLAKNVPELSHASMERLTSLEADLFHSLENIPIKMHSETAAAGSDQKQLRSSKYYTSDAYRDLELHVGGRLVAMATRVPPRSRYNGIQNEGIDDCIHVYLSSHDVPKSNLMDFGWKSVIPLGMIKGLGTSPEEGSCDVYDNNGVKTHEIMKHRTLLVRHMHWYQLGDEVLTCECRCSKAKLPPSKFWLFEPRCGMHDIGGWYVETFGRDKKGRNVPSQRYWDGLEANDHFEKRLHPAMYLLGLAYRTLDIEHSRRNKQRMKDLMELNLSRIFSWCKRLVR, from the exons ATGGCTTTCTCTCTGCTACTACACAAATGTCATCCCCGATTCATCACAAACCGGTGGCTTACTATAGGAGCCGAATCGATTCGTTCAGAATTTGCTGGACCTAACGCTTACGAGCTTCTAGGTGTATCAGAAACAAGCTCCTTTGATGAAATCAAAAATTCTTTTCGTAAATTGGCTAAGGAGACTCATCCCGACCTTGCTCATTCCACGCATAATTCCTCTACTTCCAAGCGATTCATTGAAATACTTGCTGCATATGAG ATTCTATCCGATTCTGAGAGGAGAGCGCATTATGACGAGTATCTCTCATTCCGGAAAGCACTTGTTCATATGCATTCTAGACAAGGTTCTAAAATGTGCATGTATGAATCCTATAGCACGGCAATCAAGGAAATGGAAGTTGTTGAATGGTTAAAGTGGTATAGACAAACAATAAACGACATATTGGCTGAAAAAAGGGTAGTATCTGGATCAGGCTATTTGGAAGCACTGGAAAGAGATTTTTACTCAGCATTACAGTTAGCATTCTACGGCCCTGAGATTGAGTCAGATCTCCTTCCTGAGTTTTTTGAAGCTGAGGAGCGATCAGTATATGAAACAGCTGAGGTTCTACACCTGGTTTATGGGCGAGATCTTTTCGGGATGGTCTGTTTAGCAAAAAATGTCCCTGAACTGTCACATGCTTCTATGGAGAGACTGACATCCTTAGAAGCAGACTTATTTCATTCCCTTGAAAACATCCCCATTAAAATGCATTCGGAGACGGCTGCTGCTGGTTCTGATCAAAAGCAATTGAGAAGTTCCAAGTACTATACATCAGATGCATACAGAGACTTAGAATTGCATGTTGGAGGGAGGCTTGTTGCTATGGCAACAAGAGTTCCACCTAGGAGTAGATATAATGGGATACAGAATGAAGGTATTGATGACTGCATTCATGTTTACCTCAGCTCACATGACGTCCCCAAAAGTAACCTAATGGACTTCGGATGGAAGTCTGTCATTCCACTGGGAATGATAAAAGGGTTGGGGACCAGTCCTGAAGAAGGTTCTTGCGATGTTTACGACAACAACGGTGTGAAAACCCATGAGATTATGAAGCATCGAACATTGCTG GTAAGACACATGCACTGGTATCAATTAGGAGATGAAGTATTAACCTGTGAGTGCAGATGCAGCAAAGCTAAGCTACCTCCGAGCAA ATTCTGGCTATTTGAACCTCGATGTGGCATGCATGACATTGGAGGTTGGTATGTGGAGACGTTTGGCAGAGATAAGAAAGGCCGAAATGTGCCATCTCAGAGGTATTGGGATGGCTTGGAGGCAAATGATCACTTTGAGAA GAGATTACATCCAGCAATGTACTTGCTTGGTCTTGCCTACAGGACTCTAGATATTGAACATTCAAGGAGAAATAAACAAAGAATGAAGGATCTTATGGAGTTGAACTTATCTAGAATTTTCAGCTGGTGCAAGAGACTAGTACGCTAA
- the LOC101244153 gene encoding probable prolyl 4-hydroxylase 9 gives MKSRGKSVIGGWWNLGLPSVFLLCLFFFLLGLFASVLFSQQDVPNVRSRVLESVDLEKDFDPLPTGVSGDDSFTSIPFQVLSWFPRALYFPNFASIEQCQSIIKIAKTSLEPSSLALRKGETEETTKGIRTSSGTFISASEDKTGILDLIEEKIARATMIPKTHGEAFNVLRYEIGQRYQSHYDAFDPAQYGPQKSQRVASFLLYLSDVEEGGETVFPFESAQNMDGTYDYSKCIGLKVKPRRGDGLLFYSLLPNGTIDLTSLHGSCPVIRGEKWVATKWIRNIEQDE, from the exons ATGAAGAGCAGAGGGAAATCAGTCATCGGAGGATGGTGGAACCTAGGCTTACCTTCCGTATTTCTATTAtgtctcttcttcttcctcctcggATTATTTGCTTCTGTTCTCTTCTCTCAGCAG GATGTACCTAATGTAAGGTCGAGGGTGCTTGAATCTGTTGATCTGGAGAAGGACTTTGATCCCTTGCCTACCGGTGTGTCTGGAGATGATTCCTTCACTTCCATCCCCTTTCAG GTTTTAAGCTGGTTCCCTCGTGCATTATACTTTCCCAATTTTGCGTCTATAGAACAATGCCAGAGCATAATTAAGATAGCAAAGACAAGTTTGGAACCATCATCATTGGCTCTTCGCAAAGGAGAAACAGAAGAGACCACCAAAGGAATTAGAACGAG TTCTGGCACGTTTATAAGTGCATCAGAAGACAAAACTGGAATCTTGGATCTTATTGAGGAGAAAATTGCAAGAGCGACAATGATCCCCAAGACACATGGTGAG GCATTTAATGTTTTGCGGTATGAAATTGGGCAAAGATATCAGTCACATTATGATGCTTTCGATCCTGCTCAATATGGCCCTCAGAAGAGCCAAAGG GTTGCATCCttcttattatatttatctGATGTTGAAGAAGGTGGGGAAACTGTGTTCCCTTTTGAG AGCGCGCAGAATATGGATGGTACCTATGATTACAGCAAGTGTATTGGTTTGAAAGTGAAGCCACGCAGAGGGGATGGACTTCTATTCTACTCACTGCTTCCAAATGGTACAATTGATTTG ACATCACTTCACGGTAGTTGCCCAGTAATAAGAGGAGAAAAATGGGTGGCCACCAAGTGGATCAGGAATATAGAACAGGACGAGTAA
- the LOC101244153 gene encoding probable prolyl 4-hydroxylase 9 isoform X1, with the protein MKSRGKSVIGGWWNLGLPSVFLLCLFFFLLGLFASVLFSQQDVPNVRSRVLESVDLEKDFDPLPTGVSGDDSFTSIPFQVLSWFPRALYFPNFASIEQCQSIIKIAKTSLEPSSLALRKGETEETTKGIRTSSGTFISASEDKTGILDLIEEKIARATMIPKTHGEAFNVLRYEIGQRYQSHYDAFDPAQYGPQKSQRVASFLLYLSDVEEGGETVFPFESAQNMDGTYDYSKCIGLKVKPRRGDGLLFYSLLPNDITSR; encoded by the exons ATGAAGAGCAGAGGGAAATCAGTCATCGGAGGATGGTGGAACCTAGGCTTACCTTCCGTATTTCTATTAtgtctcttcttcttcctcctcggATTATTTGCTTCTGTTCTCTTCTCTCAGCAG GATGTACCTAATGTAAGGTCGAGGGTGCTTGAATCTGTTGATCTGGAGAAGGACTTTGATCCCTTGCCTACCGGTGTGTCTGGAGATGATTCCTTCACTTCCATCCCCTTTCAG GTTTTAAGCTGGTTCCCTCGTGCATTATACTTTCCCAATTTTGCGTCTATAGAACAATGCCAGAGCATAATTAAGATAGCAAAGACAAGTTTGGAACCATCATCATTGGCTCTTCGCAAAGGAGAAACAGAAGAGACCACCAAAGGAATTAGAACGAG TTCTGGCACGTTTATAAGTGCATCAGAAGACAAAACTGGAATCTTGGATCTTATTGAGGAGAAAATTGCAAGAGCGACAATGATCCCCAAGACACATGGTGAG GCATTTAATGTTTTGCGGTATGAAATTGGGCAAAGATATCAGTCACATTATGATGCTTTCGATCCTGCTCAATATGGCCCTCAGAAGAGCCAAAGG GTTGCATCCttcttattatatttatctGATGTTGAAGAAGGTGGGGAAACTGTGTTCCCTTTTGAG AGCGCGCAGAATATGGATGGTACCTATGATTACAGCAAGTGTATTGGTTTGAAAGTGAAGCCACGCAGAGGGGATGGACTTCTATTCTACTCACTGCTTCCAAATG ACATCACTTCACGGTAG